A genomic region of Streptosporangium lutulentum contains the following coding sequences:
- a CDS encoding serine/threonine-protein kinase: MKSGLMDGDPQRLGGYWLAGRLGAGGRGVVYEAYDAEGRRVAVRVLPDDAGTDPELRGRFGREAAAARRVAPFCAAGVLDADLDGPRPYIVSEYVEGPTLRGAVAEGRRFTGGDLHRLATAVATALTAVHEAGIAHRDLKPDDVLLGPDGPRVIDFGVARTADLSPTATGMAAGIPTYLAPEIFTGRGAGTSADVFAWGGIMVFAATGADPFRVESVGGVTDRVLSVRPQLDMLPEHLRPFVAASLARDPEARPSARDLLLALVGGDGGLGTPELLAAGREAGAPLRAPVADPALGTLAEEVYAGLGPAERELAPEVFLRLVTVTDDGRLIVRRAWRAEFLDGRAESEAAAVRRLLRAFAPFLSHDDQEIWLSRPALPQAWPRLRMWVRANRDGLVVHRGILTAARRWQTQGRADGDLLRGGGLESATHWAATGRRAITLSLVERDFLKAGAALAGRRARRSRLLSVTLAVLLVIALAAGTLAVRQGMAADARSAVLASQRDSAEARRLATTADTLRVADPVRAMLLSVAAWRLAPVIEARASLSGSLAQWETATFHDPATSIRTLRALSGDGRTLVSAGEGEARIWDVRTGRRTGGFGGIGEDLRALALSPSGRLLAVINGLELTVWDVVTGGPTGVALTVRGRFDGGDTGVFFGQAENRLVVVRDRGLTVVDLTTGRTTSPPGFGSVDVSPDGNRLVAGGVDGLPTVWTLDRTAGLPLGGGCDGCAPDVAYSPDGRTVAVARNKDIELRDAFTGARLDPLFEEGDGGDLAFSPDGRFLSAADETSLKLWRVRDGRLLLTRRIDAFSPVVAFDPDGRTLRHLTEGSVTAFDITALTRPVTLKGPVTTWAELAPGGRLLASRETETSEVVLRDVRRRTRVAALEAGPVRDDGHLEMAFSGDGRRLAIQTGGRSPRLTVWDTVTFRRIAAVAIRRDARALAVAINTDGSAVASYANHQDARRPLPGRGKIRVWDVPSGRLRWSRPQESVAGQVFSPNGKALAPVGGDQRLLDTVTGKPFGDAYGSRGTGSPMISLAFSRDGARFATADRAGRISVWETATRRRVGVLIRGGAGAGAGLVHSPRGDVIAAGAGERAVALWDIATGRRLGQPITVGTGDLRSLAFAEDGSRLIMIDVDGVLTEHPVDPELAARAVCARAGRTLSREEWSAYLNGVPYRNVCPL, from the coding sequence GTGAAGTCCGGGCTGATGGACGGAGACCCTCAGCGGCTGGGCGGCTACTGGCTGGCCGGGCGGCTGGGCGCGGGCGGCCGGGGCGTGGTCTACGAGGCGTACGACGCCGAGGGCAGGCGCGTCGCGGTCAGGGTGCTGCCCGATGACGCGGGCACCGACCCCGAACTGCGCGGCCGGTTCGGACGCGAGGCCGCCGCGGCCCGTCGCGTCGCCCCCTTCTGCGCGGCGGGCGTGCTCGACGCGGACCTCGACGGGCCCAGGCCGTACATCGTCTCCGAATACGTGGAGGGGCCGACCCTGCGCGGGGCCGTCGCGGAGGGGCGCCGCTTCACCGGGGGCGACCTGCACCGTCTCGCGACCGCGGTCGCCACCGCGCTGACCGCCGTCCACGAGGCCGGGATCGCCCACCGTGATCTCAAACCGGACGACGTGCTCCTCGGTCCCGACGGTCCCCGGGTGATCGACTTCGGTGTCGCCCGTACGGCGGACCTGTCGCCGACCGCGACCGGCATGGCGGCGGGCATCCCGACCTACCTGGCTCCCGAGATCTTCACGGGCCGGGGCGCGGGCACGTCCGCCGACGTGTTCGCCTGGGGCGGGATCATGGTCTTCGCCGCCACCGGGGCGGACCCGTTCCGGGTGGAGAGCGTGGGCGGCGTCACGGACCGGGTGCTCTCCGTGCGACCCCAGCTGGACATGCTGCCCGAGCACCTCCGGCCGTTCGTCGCCGCCTCGCTCGCCAGGGACCCCGAGGCCAGGCCGTCGGCCAGGGATCTGCTGCTCGCCCTGGTCGGCGGGGACGGCGGCCTCGGCACCCCGGAGCTGCTCGCGGCGGGCCGCGAGGCCGGGGCCCCGCTCCGGGCCCCCGTCGCCGACCCCGCGCTCGGCACCCTCGCCGAGGAGGTCTACGCCGGGCTCGGCCCGGCCGAGCGGGAACTCGCCCCCGAGGTGTTCCTCCGGCTCGTCACCGTGACGGACGACGGCCGGTTGATCGTACGGCGGGCGTGGCGGGCCGAGTTCCTCGACGGGCGAGCCGAGAGCGAGGCCGCCGCCGTCCGGCGGCTGCTGCGGGCGTTCGCCCCCTTCCTCAGCCACGACGACCAGGAGATCTGGCTGTCGCGGCCCGCACTGCCGCAGGCCTGGCCGAGACTGCGCATGTGGGTCCGGGCCAACCGGGACGGCCTGGTCGTGCACCGGGGGATCCTCACCGCCGCGCGGCGCTGGCAGACCCAGGGCCGCGCGGACGGAGACCTGTTGCGGGGCGGCGGCCTGGAGAGCGCGACGCACTGGGCGGCCACCGGCCGCCGCGCCATCACGCTCAGCCTGGTCGAGCGCGACTTCCTGAAGGCGGGCGCCGCCCTCGCCGGGCGCCGTGCCCGCCGGAGCCGGCTGCTGTCCGTCACCCTGGCCGTGCTACTGGTGATCGCGCTGGCCGCCGGGACGCTCGCCGTACGGCAGGGCATGGCGGCCGACGCCCGCAGCGCCGTCCTCGCGTCCCAGCGCGACAGCGCGGAGGCCCGCCGGCTCGCCACCACGGCCGACACGCTACGGGTCGCCGATCCGGTCAGGGCCATGCTGCTCAGCGTGGCCGCCTGGCGGCTGGCCCCGGTGATCGAGGCCAGGGCGAGCCTGTCCGGCTCGCTGGCCCAGTGGGAGACGGCCACGTTCCATGATCCGGCCACCTCGATCCGGACGCTCAGGGCGCTGAGCGGCGACGGGCGGACGCTCGTCAGCGCGGGGGAGGGCGAGGCGCGGATCTGGGACGTGCGGACCGGCAGGCGCACCGGCGGGTTCGGGGGGATCGGGGAGGACCTGCGGGCGCTCGCGCTGAGCCCGAGCGGCAGGCTGCTCGCGGTGATCAACGGTCTGGAGCTGACGGTCTGGGACGTGGTGACCGGCGGTCCGACCGGCGTGGCCCTCACCGTCCGGGGGCGTTTCGACGGCGGGGACACCGGGGTGTTCTTCGGGCAGGCCGAGAACCGGCTCGTGGTCGTCCGGGACCGGGGGCTCACGGTCGTGGATCTCACCACGGGGAGGACGACGTCCCCGCCCGGTTTCGGGAGCGTCGACGTCTCTCCCGACGGGAACAGGCTGGTGGCCGGCGGCGTCGACGGCCTGCCGACGGTCTGGACGCTGGACCGGACGGCGGGCCTCCCGCTGGGCGGCGGGTGCGACGGCTGCGCGCCGGATGTGGCCTACAGCCCGGACGGCAGGACCGTCGCGGTCGCCCGGAACAAGGACATCGAGCTGCGAGACGCGTTCACCGGAGCGAGGCTGGACCCCCTGTTCGAGGAAGGCGACGGCGGCGATCTGGCCTTCAGCCCCGACGGGCGCTTCCTGAGCGCCGCGGACGAGACGAGCCTCAAGCTCTGGCGGGTCCGGGACGGACGGCTGCTGCTGACCCGGAGGATCGACGCGTTCTCGCCCGTCGTGGCCTTCGACCCGGACGGGCGCACGCTCCGCCATCTCACGGAAGGCTCGGTGACGGCTTTCGACATCACCGCGCTGACCAGGCCCGTCACGCTGAAAGGGCCCGTGACCACCTGGGCGGAGCTGGCCCCCGGCGGGCGGCTGCTCGCCTCCAGGGAGACGGAGACGAGCGAGGTCGTGCTCCGGGACGTACGGCGGCGCACGCGTGTCGCCGCTCTGGAGGCCGGCCCCGTACGGGACGACGGCCACCTTGAGATGGCCTTCAGCGGAGACGGCAGGCGGCTGGCGATCCAGACGGGCGGACGGAGTCCCCGGCTGACGGTCTGGGACACCGTCACCTTCAGGCGGATCGCCGCCGTCGCCATCAGGCGCGACGCGCGGGCTCTCGCCGTGGCGATCAACACCGACGGTTCCGCCGTGGCCTCCTACGCGAATCACCAGGATGCCCGGCGACCGCTCCCGGGGAGGGGGAAGATCCGGGTATGGGACGTACCCAGCGGGCGTCTGCGCTGGTCACGGCCTCAGGAATCCGTCGCCGGTCAGGTGTTCAGCCCGAACGGCAAGGCTCTCGCGCCCGTCGGGGGAGATCAACGGCTGCTGGACACGGTGACGGGGAAGCCGTTCGGCGACGCGTACGGCTCGCGAGGGACCGGTAGCCCGATGATCTCGCTGGCCTTCAGCCGGGACGGTGCCCGCTTCGCCACCGCCGACCGGGCCGGACGGATCTCGGTCTGGGAGACGGCGACCAGGAGGCGGGTGGGCGTCCTGATCAGAGGCGGCGCGGGCGCGGGGGCCGGGCTGGTCCACTCGCCCCGTGGCGACGTGATCGCCGCCGGGGCCGGTGAGCGGGCGGTCGCGCTGTGGGACATCGCGACCGGGCGCCGCCTCGGCCAGCCGATCACGGTGGGGACCGGCGACCTCCGGTCGCTGGCGTTCGCCGAGGACGGGTCCCGGCTGATCATGATCGACGTCGACGGCGTCCTGACCGAGCATCCGGTCGACCCGGAGCTGGCGGCGCGTGCGGTCTGCGCGCGGGCGGGCCGTACCCTGTCGCGCGAGGAGTGGAGCGCCTATCTGAACGGTGTGCCCTATCGCAATGTCTGTCCCCTTTGA
- the sthA gene encoding Si-specific NAD(P)(+) transhydrogenase has translation MWDFDVLVLGSGPGGQKAAIAAAKLERRVALVERRNMIGGVCINTGTIPSKTLREAVIHLTGLNQRGMYGQSYRVKDEITAADLGIRTQHVIGREVDVIRSQLSRNHVAVLNGLGQFVDPHTMAVVDENGHEVKVTAEKIIIATGTRPARPETVEFDDNTIIDSDGILQLQHVPDSMVVVGAGVIGIEYASMFAALGTKVTVVERRERMLDFCDLEIVEALKYHLRDLAVTFRFGETVAAVERRSRGALTVLESGKRIPAETVMYSAGRHGVTDKLALERAGLAADDRGRIDVDEHYRTSVPHIYAVGDVIGFPSLAATSMEQGRIAAHHACGEPLRGIHHLQPIGIYTIPEISFIGRTEDELTQSHVPFEVGISRYRELARGQIIGDTYGMLKLLVSPESRALLGVHVFGTGATELLHIGQAVMGCGGTIDYLVDAVFNYPTLAESYKVAALDAMNKLRRVARFEL, from the coding sequence ATGTGGGATTTTGATGTCCTTGTCTTGGGCTCCGGGCCGGGTGGGCAGAAAGCCGCGATCGCCGCGGCGAAACTCGAGCGGCGCGTCGCGCTGGTCGAGCGACGTAACATGATCGGTGGCGTCTGCATCAACACCGGCACCATCCCCTCCAAGACGCTGCGCGAGGCGGTCATCCACCTGACCGGCCTCAACCAGCGGGGGATGTACGGGCAGAGTTACCGGGTGAAGGACGAGATCACCGCAGCCGACCTGGGAATCCGCACCCAGCACGTGATCGGCCGCGAGGTGGATGTGATCCGCAGCCAGCTGTCCCGCAACCACGTGGCGGTGCTGAACGGGCTGGGGCAGTTCGTCGACCCTCACACCATGGCCGTCGTCGACGAGAACGGCCACGAGGTGAAGGTCACCGCCGAAAAGATCATCATTGCCACCGGCACCCGGCCCGCCCGCCCCGAGACCGTGGAGTTCGACGACAATACGATCATCGACTCCGACGGCATCCTGCAGCTGCAGCACGTGCCCGACTCGATGGTGGTCGTCGGAGCCGGGGTGATCGGCATCGAGTACGCCTCGATGTTCGCCGCCCTGGGCACCAAGGTGACCGTGGTGGAGCGCCGCGAGCGGATGCTCGACTTCTGTGACCTGGAGATCGTCGAGGCCCTGAAGTATCACCTGCGAGACCTGGCGGTGACCTTCCGCTTCGGCGAGACCGTCGCCGCGGTGGAGCGCCGCTCCCGCGGGGCGCTGACGGTGCTGGAGAGCGGCAAGAGGATTCCCGCCGAGACGGTGATGTACTCGGCCGGACGCCACGGCGTGACCGACAAACTCGCCCTGGAGCGCGCGGGCCTGGCCGCCGACGACCGCGGGCGCATCGATGTGGACGAGCACTACCGCACCTCCGTGCCGCACATCTACGCGGTCGGCGACGTCATCGGCTTCCCCTCCCTGGCCGCCACCTCCATGGAACAGGGCCGCATCGCCGCCCACCACGCCTGCGGCGAACCCCTGCGCGGCATTCACCACCTGCAGCCGATCGGCATCTACACCATCCCCGAGATCAGCTTCATCGGCCGCACCGAGGACGAGCTCACCCAGTCCCACGTCCCCTTCGAGGTGGGCATCTCCCGCTACCGCGAACTCGCCCGCGGCCAGATCATCGGCGACACCTACGGGATGCTGAAACTCCTGGTCTCCCCCGAGAGCCGGGCCCTGCTCGGTGTGCACGTCTTCGGGACCGGCGCCACCGAGCTGCTGCACATCGGCCAGGCCGTCATGGGCTGTGGCGGCACCATCGACTACCTGGTCGACGCCGTCTTCAACTACCCCACCCTGGCCGAGTCCTACAAGGTCGCCGCTCTGGACGCCATGAACAAACTCCGCCGCGTCGCGCGCTTCGAGCTGTGA
- a CDS encoding tetratricopeptide repeat protein, with the protein MSILRPPLGYLPLSFTDRDNLIRKLRKAVNRPDGNTHVLWGLGGVGKTAISLKFARESLDRGNRVWWISASSASEVTVSMLELAKSLGAPEEQVRQSLAGGLNPADLLWSYLEREKKWLLILDNVDDIRTLTVEGREAGSGSGWLRPSRSGAILITSRLGDATQWGSLSKLHHVEPLDPHNSALLLQHIAPQAGSYDEAKALADTLGFLPLALHHAGAFLASPWSTHRRFSGYLNAVREDPTALVNNRVRGLATTWESSLDILGDQGVKQARPILRILSCFAGAIPIPKWFLQGNILAKVCGDNEQAVPEGFDVLAKVGLVEIIDSGMADDISLTIHPLVAEANRLYLGDGEESATVVSVTVDLIVRATQVLDPENPEHLSRWLEILPHITSCLANLGAHLTDEDAARLARASSFVASSLVYSGHYDAGLQVVNVAIRGIATGRSDIVEAGMLWIYHERAAILSFHGELRKAEQEYRSVAAARERLFEFNHPETLTTSYELVRVLGEQGSLSEALQLGQRIWESRQSILGVNHIDTLKTGALVAKIILKQGEAEQCFQICEALLNAGDAEHDHNRSLLTLSIRSLRAQALMNLEDFETARAELTSVLEARSAILRKGHPAILESRYLLSQALRSMGHPDDARRELRTVQSAVRANLPPGHPLAAKVHEGLVSLEGE; encoded by the coding sequence ATGAGCATACTACGCCCCCCTTTAGGATACCTTCCACTGTCCTTTACGGACAGAGATAATCTGATTCGGAAACTGCGGAAAGCCGTCAACCGCCCTGACGGGAACACGCACGTGCTGTGGGGGCTCGGTGGCGTGGGAAAAACCGCCATCTCTCTCAAATTCGCCCGAGAGTCTCTGGACCGCGGGAACCGCGTCTGGTGGATCTCCGCGTCTTCCGCATCCGAGGTCACCGTCTCAATGCTTGAGCTCGCCAAATCATTGGGCGCGCCGGAAGAGCAGGTTCGGCAGTCCTTAGCCGGCGGGCTGAACCCTGCCGACCTGCTCTGGAGTTATCTTGAACGTGAGAAGAAGTGGCTGCTGATCCTGGATAACGTCGACGACATCAGAACCTTGACCGTGGAGGGAAGGGAGGCTGGAAGCGGGAGTGGATGGCTGCGCCCGTCGCGGTCGGGTGCCATCCTGATAACCAGCCGCCTTGGTGATGCGACTCAATGGGGTTCGCTCTCCAAGCTCCACCATGTAGAACCGCTAGATCCACATAATTCCGCTCTGCTGCTGCAGCATATCGCGCCACAGGCCGGCTCGTACGACGAGGCGAAGGCCCTGGCCGACACCCTGGGATTTCTCCCACTGGCTCTCCACCATGCGGGTGCGTTCTTAGCTTCCCCGTGGTCTACCCATCGAAGGTTTTCCGGATATCTGAATGCCGTGCGTGAAGACCCCACCGCACTTGTAAACAATAGAGTGAGAGGCTTGGCGACGACCTGGGAATCCTCGCTGGACATCCTCGGCGATCAGGGAGTCAAGCAGGCGCGCCCGATACTGCGAATCCTTTCCTGCTTCGCAGGTGCAATCCCAATTCCGAAATGGTTTCTTCAGGGAAATATTCTGGCGAAGGTCTGTGGCGATAACGAGCAGGCCGTGCCAGAAGGGTTCGACGTGCTCGCGAAGGTGGGTCTCGTCGAGATCATCGACTCAGGGATGGCGGATGATATATCCCTCACGATCCATCCACTTGTCGCAGAGGCCAACCGCCTTTACCTCGGAGACGGTGAGGAGTCCGCGACGGTGGTTTCCGTCACGGTGGACCTGATTGTGCGGGCTACACAGGTCCTTGATCCGGAAAATCCGGAACACCTGTCCAGGTGGCTGGAGATCCTGCCGCATATCACGTCGTGCCTTGCCAACCTCGGTGCACATCTTACGGATGAGGATGCGGCACGTCTCGCGCGTGCGTCCTCATTCGTAGCATCGTCACTGGTTTATTCCGGCCACTATGATGCGGGACTGCAAGTTGTCAACGTCGCCATCAGGGGCATCGCGACCGGAAGATCAGACATCGTAGAGGCCGGCATGCTGTGGATCTATCATGAGCGTGCCGCCATACTTTCCTTCCACGGCGAGCTAAGGAAAGCCGAACAGGAGTATCGGTCAGTTGCCGCCGCCAGGGAACGGCTCTTTGAATTTAATCACCCAGAGACCTTAACCACGAGCTATGAGCTGGTGCGAGTCCTAGGAGAACAGGGGTCGCTGTCCGAAGCCCTCCAACTCGGGCAGCGAATATGGGAAAGTCGCCAGTCGATTCTCGGCGTTAATCATATAGACACACTGAAAACCGGAGCGTTGGTGGCAAAAATAATTTTAAAACAGGGGGAAGCGGAGCAATGTTTTCAGATATGTGAGGCGCTGCTCAATGCGGGAGACGCTGAGCATGATCACAACCGCAGTCTCCTGACCCTGTCCATCCGAAGCCTGCGAGCCCAGGCCCTGATGAATTTGGAAGACTTTGAGACGGCGCGAGCGGAGTTAACGTCCGTGCTTGAGGCGAGAAGCGCGATTCTACGCAAGGGGCATCCGGCGATATTGGAGAGCCGTTACCTACTGTCGCAAGCGCTCCGTTCGATGGGGCATCCGGACGACGCCCGAAGGGAGTTGCGAACAGTGCAGTCCGCAGTGCGGGCCAATCTCCCGCCTGGGCATCCGCTAGCGGCGAAAGTCCATGAAGGCCTTGTTTCTCTGGAAGGGGAATAG